cacagaatggttCAGCCACAGGCTAAGAGAAGGAGAATTGAACAGATCCAGTTTCTCCACGGAACAGGCCCAGGAGCTTCTCCGTGGGAACCTCCTCTCATCTCTGAGAGGAGCTTGGCCAGCCCCAGAGGTCTAGAGTGTAGAAGGGTCAGAGGACCCATGGGAAGATAAGAGAAGTTCCCAAAAGGTCTGGCATAGGAGGTGGGGATGAGGAAGTCCTGTGTTCACGTGGATGGAAGGAGTGGAGAGCAGGCCTGCCAGGTGGAGCTGTGACTAACCCGTGATTCTGTCACCCCTGACAATGAGGCCAAGTGCTGCCCAGGCCCTGAACCACCCCTGAGTGAGGGCCAGCTGCCTGAGTCACAGTGCCTCACAGAGCAGGCTTCCACTCTGGACGAGCTTTTCTTGCTTCCCTCAGGGCCCAGCACCAGGTAGATGCACCAGGCAATGAAGGGATAGAGGGCCCAGCCAGCCTGGGAAGCCTCCCCAGGGCAGGGCTTCTCACACCATGAGAGATCTCTTGCTTATTGTCAGGCTTCTGGGCGATCAGGAAATAAAAAACGCCAAAGCAAAAAAATTCAAGGTCACAAAAATTGGGGCTCTTAAAAATGTTTGATTTAGTACACTAATGTTTTAACCACCTGTTTAAAATCTATGTGCAATATGGTTGTgctattttcaagaaaattacaggacTTGTAACATATTAATTCATGGTTCACCAGTTACAAGTGGTGTGGGGTCCGGCAACAAGACTCAAGTTTGGTTTTACAATGAATGTCTTTTCTTCTCAGTCCTTTTGGTGTATCCCCAAAACTGTTACATCCTCAACTGGAGATAAAGACAAGAATCTAACTGCAAGGTCCTTTGTGATGGGTGGCCCAGGGGACATGGTACTCCGGGACCCCTTGGAGAGGTCTGCCTGGGAAGAGACCACCTTAGAGGGAGGTGAAGAAGCAACAGAAGCTGCAGGgcagtctcctccctcctccgTCCTCATCTGCCTTCCGCCTTCTTCCTCGCCTTCCTTCCCATACTCAGTATCCTCTATGAGGATTCACTCATGCACACAGACGACAGGGGAGCGTGCGTTTGCTTATGTGTGTGGTACGGGGAgaggagtggtgtgtgtgtgagagtgtgcaGGCTGGGTGTCCAGGGGGTATGTGTGAAAGGTATGGGGAGATGCACTCTGCCCCTCCAGGGTGGGCTCTGCCCTCTTTCCTGTTTCTTGTCGCATTCAGCTCCTCCCGAGCATCGGACTCAGGACTAAGCAGCTGGTGAAGGGCTTCTATCGTCTTCCTTTGAGCAAAGCCAGCAGGAAGCTGGCACTGGGTCACACAAGGAAAGATGTGGGCTCCAAGGAAAGAGAGGGGAAGCCTGGAACAGAGGCTTCACAGGGTCCAGATGCAGCTGGGGATACACTCCAGCCCACTCTCTTGCAGGGCACCCCAAGAAACCTGCATCTCCAATGTGTCCCAGACCCCAGGAAGGAGAGGGACAGACCACCACAACTGTGAAGCAGCAGCAAGGAGGGCCATTGGGagcaatgaggaaacagagaccccaGAGGGAGACCAGAGGGGCTGTCACAGGGATGATGGCCCTGGGAGGGGAAAGTACAGGTAACCCAGCCAGGCCAGGGGAGCAAGTCTATGGGAGAAGCCAATTTCCATCTGCAGACTTGGGTCTACTGCAATTTCCCCAGCTTAATTCAACTCAAAGTACATGGCCCTGTCTGAGGTGTCATCAGGACCAAGGGGAAGGGCAACCCGAAAACACCCTTTAGCAACCTATTCCACTATGTCTCTGAGGCAggaatttcttctttatatcccACCTCAATCCCACCAACTCCAATGGATATGGAAAGCAGCAATACCAGGTCAGAAGAAATGACCCCCacagcctttttttaaattgaagtatagttgatgtacaatattatataagttacaggtgtacaatacagtgattcacaatttttaaaggttatactccatttctagttattacaaaatattggctatattctgcgtgttgtacaatatatcctagtttattttatacataatagtttatacctcttaatcccctacctctgtattgccccttcctgcttctctctccccactagtaaccactagtttgttctatatacctatgagtctgcttcctttttgttatattcactagcttgttgtaTTCCCCATAGCTTTCAGTTCCTTCCTTGTTTATTTCCCCAGGAGCCTCCACATCTGGGGAGAAATTCTTGGTGTGTATCCTGCTGGCAAAGACCAGCATTCTCTGAGCTGagtgctgggggtgaggggtgatCAAGGTCAGACACAAGGGTATCTGCAGCACTTCCTTCCCAAGAGCGCTGTGAGCCCATGGAGACCTGGGGGTTTGTCCTGGATCTGCTGTTACATAGCTTCCTGGCCTTCACAAGCTACTTCTTTCCTCCAGTACTCAATTTTTATAACTAGTCAAGTCTGGACTTGATTGGTggatttcaaaacatttttagcaatgcaacttttttttcaaatgaatgctTTGGCTAAACCCCCTTATAcataacagattaaaaaaacacagagcTGCTCAGGTTGGCACAGGGTGGGTTGGGGGTACCCCAGGGCCACCCCCTTGGTCTCCCTCTCTCAGGAGGACTCCACAGAAATGGGggcacagtttgaaaaccaccgaGTTATGGGATCCGTAAGGAGCCTGCAGATGTAACACCCCAGGACTCTATGGCTCACATATTCTAACATCCGTCCTATAAGGGGAGTATAAGTGGAGGGATGATTTTCTCATGGTGCAAATGGGGACACCGAGGGCTAGAGAGGTTAAGGGTCTTCTCCAGGAAACCCCGGGACTCCTGATTCACAGCCCAATGTGCTTTCTGCCAGGATGGCTCACACCCTCCAGAGCAGGCTTAACACATTCAGTGGCTAGGCCTCTGGGAGAGGGTCCAGACCCTCCAGCCCTTGTTACTTTCTCACCTGCTGGATACAGGCAAACAAGGAGATGCTTCCACAGGTCCCTCCCACGGCTGCCCCTGGAGCCCATCCTGACCAACTCTAGCTGCAAAGACATGTCCTCTCATTACTGAGGTCCAGCAGGCTGATGACTTCCTGTATTCCTCCCCACAGGGGCGTCACCTGGATCATGAGGTCATCCCTCTGCTGGCTCCTCCCACTTCTCCTCATCTTGGCCTCAGAGGTCCAAGGCCAGCCAACAAGACGACCAAgacccagaccagggctccagccCAGACCCAGACTCAGGCCCACACCCAGCTTTCCTCAGCCCCATGAGCCATTGGAGCCTACAGacctgcctcctcccctcccaccaggcCCTCCATCTATCTTTCCTGACTGTCCCCGGGAGTGCTATTGCCCCCCTGATTTCCCGTCTGCCCTCTACTGTGACAGCCGCAATCTTCGAAAGGtccctctcatcccatcccgcaTCCATTACCTCTATCTCCAGAACAACTTCATAACCGAGCTCCCAGTGGAGTCCTTCAAGAACGCCACGGGCCTGAGGTGGATCAACCTGGACAACAACCGAATTCGCAAGGTGGACCAGAAAGTGCTAGAGAAACTACCTAGCCTGGTGTTCCTCTACATGGAAAAGAACCACCTTGAAGAGGTGCCCTCGGCTCTGCCCCAGAACTTAGAGCAGCTGAGGCTAAGCCAGAACCATATCTCCAGAATCCCACCCGGCGTCTTCAGCAAGTTGGAGAAACTGGTGCTCCTGGATCTCCAACACAACAGGCTAAGCGACGGCGTCTTCAAGCCCGACACCTTCCAGGGCCTTAAaaacctcatgcagctcaacctGGCTCACAACATCTTGAGAAAGATGCCACCCAAGATCCCTGTGGCCATTCACCAGCTCTACCTGGACAGCAACAAAATCGAGACCATCCCCAGCGGATACTTCAAGGGCTTCCCCAACCTGGCCTTCATTCGCCTCAACTACAACAAGCTCTCAGACAGGGGCCTCCCCAGGAACTCCTTTAACATCTCCAACCTCCTCGTGCTCCACCTGTCGCACAACAAGATCAGCAATGTGCCTGCCATCAGCAACAAGCTGGAGCACCTGTACCTCAACAACAACAGCATCGAGCGtgagtgggggcagggctggggtgcagCCACTGGGAGGGAAGCTGGAGTCTCTTCTGCCTCAACACTTTTTCATGAGCCTCACGGTGGGGGGTGCAAAACGCACCCAATGGGGCCCTGGTCTTCAAACCTTGGTCTTTCCACTTACTATCTATGTGACCTTAAAAGGATATCCGACCTCTCTGGgaagtttcctcatttgtaaaatgagaatggcACAAAGTTGACGTGAAGATTTAATAGTTTAATATGGATAAAGTGCCCAGAATACCATGCTTGGAGGGTAATAGcttttctccctccaccccttcccatCAGCCCCAGCTCCTTTGCCCTCCAGATCTATAGGTAAGGTAGACATGGAATATAGGCCTGGACATTCTCCTAAAAGCAGAATGGTGACATTTAAATGTTGACTCTGAAATGTCCTGGGCCTGTCCACTGCAGAAACTGGCAGCTGTGAGGAAAGAGGCTTCTTCCCAAGCCTAAGCCTAGGTTTTAAAGAGTATGTAAAAAGCATACACAGAGAGGCAACTATATACTCAGCGTATATACAACTGGTAAACACGTGCAGCCAGAAGGACATGTCCGTATGCAGGTGCTTTCTGAATCTATCTGGAAGGCTGGAAGATTTACGCATATAAGATAGTACACTTAAGGCAGAATTTGCCTAAGCTACATTTACAGGGTCCCGGGCTTGGGATAAAAGATTGCAGGCCAGAAAAGAGGCTCGAAGTCACAGTTTTACTTCAATCAAAAATGTCAGGTCTGAGTAGAGCATCAGCAGAACAgtttgaaaacaaaagagaaaatattatctGGTCCGTGGACAAAATCAGGCTACGTTCACACAAGGAATGCAGCAGCTGTGCAGATAAAGGACACCACGAGGAAAGAGAAGCAGTCCTAAAATAATATTAGGAATCCTTAGTTTTCAAGCCAAAGGATGAGAGGGGGATTTTTGAATTTCTATAATAGTGAAACAAGCAGGTGGGAGAACAGGCTTATTCACTCATCTGAGATAATGACACAAAAGTAGGGGAAGGCTTCTTAAAATCTTATAAGAAACAAATtcaggaaaagggaaaactaCTGTCTAATTTTACCCTGCAGGTAGCAAACTAATGGAACACATTACCCCCAGGAGGCTGTATAGGCCACAGATCTAGACAGAAATGATACCTTGATTAATCCATGGCTGACAAGTTTCTACCACACTGTGGAAGAACAGGCTGCAGGGGTGGCGGAGAGGGGGGCAGTGTATTATCCAGCCTTCTGAGGTTGAAGACAGAAAGGTCGCACCATTTCACAGATTTGAGAACTGAGCATCAGGGTGGTAAAGTCCAAAGTCACAAAGGTCATAGGAAGAAAATCCATCTATGTCAGGGCTCTTTCTGCTACTCCAGTgttgaagagagaagaaaggggagagagggaagacgAGGAAGTGGAAGAAGGAGATGAAGAGCAACCACAACAACAACCGACAGAAGATAAAAGAAGCAAGGCTTCGGGAGAATCAAAAGCTCCATTTAGAAGATGCCATACCTCCTGTCATCTAAtaagaggggaaggagaaaatggaaactcaTTTTCCGTTTGAAAGCCTACCACAATTTGGCCATAACTTACCTTTCCAGCTTACCTTCCCCAGAATCGGTAATCAACTTCAGAATCAACAGATTCATCATGTCCTAGGGCTCCATGCCCTTCCCAggccccctttcctcttcctgtcATCCCTATTTCAGTTAATGTAACCACCTTCTGCTCATCCTCGTGCCTCACATTCTGTTCTCAGGAAAACCTCCAGAGTAACCCATCCACCGGCTGGCTTCAGATCTTGCTTCCCCCTATTGTTTCTCCACACTGTAGCCAGATTCATCTTTCTATAGTACAAACGTGATCATAGGACCCTTCCAGGTTAAGCGCTCCAGGACACTATGGTTCATATATCCCACCATCCATCTCATAACAACAGTCCTGCTCAGTGCCATTCCTCAGACTGAAATCAAAGAGCCCATCCTTAGTGAAATATTTGAAGGCCTACCGTAACTGTTGGCCACAACTTACCTCTCCAGCTTAGTCTTCCTAGTACATCACATTGCACTGTTTACTGGTCCCAAACTCTGCCATGAGCTTCTTGGCCTCCACAGTATCATTCAAATAGGTCACAGCATCAGAACACAATCCCCAGGTCTCTACCTGCTGTAATCCTATCTTTGAAGGT
The sequence above is drawn from the Tursiops truncatus isolate mTurTru1 chromosome 1, mTurTru1.mat.Y, whole genome shotgun sequence genome and encodes:
- the PRELP gene encoding prolargin, translated to MRSSLCWLLPLLLILASEVQGQPTRRPRPRPGLQPRPRLRPTPSFPQPHEPLEPTDLPPPLPPGPPSIFPDCPRECYCPPDFPSALYCDSRNLRKVPLIPSRIHYLYLQNNFITELPVESFKNATGLRWINLDNNRIRKVDQKVLEKLPSLVFLYMEKNHLEEVPSALPQNLEQLRLSQNHISRIPPGVFSKLEKLVLLDLQHNRLSDGVFKPDTFQGLKNLMQLNLAHNILRKMPPKIPVAIHQLYLDSNKIETIPSGYFKGFPNLAFIRLNYNKLSDRGLPRNSFNISNLLVLHLSHNKISNVPAISNKLEHLYLNNNSIEQINGTQICPKDLVAFHDFSSDLENVPHLRYLRLDGNNLKPPIPLDLMMCFRLLQSVII